Proteins from a genomic interval of Oceanispirochaeta crateris:
- the pstB gene encoding phosphate ABC transporter ATP-binding protein PstB has translation MNVNNKIEVENLNLFYGDFQALHDVNIEIKEREVTALIGPSGCGKSTFIRTLNRMNDLIDIVRIEGNISYDNKNINTGWDVIELRKKVGMVFQKPNPFPMSIYDNVAYGPKTHGIKNRSKLDHIVEKSLEQASLLDEVKDRLHKPALGLSGGQQQRLCIARVLAVEPDVVLMDEPTSALDPISTSRIEDLIDEMKKNYTIVIVTHNMQQAGRISDKTAFFLHGKIEEFGPTDEIFFNPKSSKTEEYISGKFG, from the coding sequence ATGAATGTAAACAATAAAATTGAAGTGGAAAATCTGAATCTCTTTTATGGAGATTTTCAGGCCCTTCATGATGTGAATATCGAAATAAAAGAACGGGAAGTTACCGCTCTTATAGGACCCTCCGGATGTGGAAAATCCACATTTATCAGGACCTTGAACCGGATGAATGACCTTATTGATATTGTCAGAATAGAGGGAAATATCAGCTATGATAACAAGAACATCAATACAGGGTGGGATGTTATTGAGCTGAGGAAAAAAGTCGGAATGGTTTTCCAAAAACCAAATCCATTTCCCATGTCTATTTATGATAATGTCGCCTATGGACCTAAGACTCACGGCATAAAAAACCGTTCAAAATTAGATCATATTGTAGAAAAGAGCCTGGAGCAGGCATCCTTACTGGATGAGGTGAAGGATCGACTTCATAAACCGGCCCTGGGGCTTTCGGGAGGACAGCAGCAGAGGCTCTGCATCGCCCGTGTATTGGCAGTTGAACCGGATGTGGTTCTTATGGATGAACCAACTTCGGCTCTGGATCCGATTTCCACCTCCCGTATTGAAGATTTGATTGATGAAATGAAAAAGAATTATACTATTGTGATAGTGACACATAACATGCAGCAGGCGGGAAGAATCTCTGATAAAACAGCCTTCTTTCTACATGGTAAGATTGAAGAATTCGGGCCTACCGATGAAATTTTCTTCAACCCCAAAAGCAGCAAAACAGAAGAGTATATCTCTGGAAAGTTCGGCTGA
- the phoU gene encoding phosphate signaling complex protein PhoU, translated as MIRQHYEDDLAELNREIMKMGLRVEESVNKAVDALKNKNADLAQQVIDEDDIIDDMEKDLCDKCALIIAREQPVASDLRHLISGIKIITDIERIADHAVHVAKGTINMGGEELLKPLVDIPRMAELGCQMLSRAVAAYVEKDSKEAMIIAAEDKLLDDLHKQVVRELLTYMISKPQNIEGGLSLMYISRFLERIGDHVRNICEWVVFAETGEHENL; from the coding sequence ATGATCAGACAACATTATGAAGATGATTTAGCAGAATTGAACAGAGAAATCATGAAAATGGGATTGAGAGTGGAAGAATCTGTCAATAAGGCAGTGGACGCCCTTAAAAATAAAAATGCTGACTTGGCTCAGCAGGTCATTGATGAAGATGATATTATCGATGATATGGAAAAAGATCTCTGTGATAAATGTGCTCTCATTATTGCCCGAGAACAGCCTGTTGCAAGCGATCTAAGACATTTGATCAGCGGAATTAAAATCATTACCGATATAGAACGTATTGCAGATCATGCAGTGCATGTGGCCAAGGGAACCATCAATATGGGCGGCGAAGAGCTGTTAAAGCCGCTGGTTGATATCCCCCGTATGGCCGAATTAGGATGTCAAATGCTCTCCAGAGCCGTTGCGGCATATGTTGAGAAGGATTCTAAGGAAGCCATGATCATTGCTGCGGAAGATAAGCTTCTAGATGACCTGCATAAACAGGTTGTGCGAGAATTGCTGACATACATGATTTCCAAACCTCAGAATATTGAGGGAGGGTTGTCTTTGATGTATATAAGCCGTTTTCTGGAAAGAATCGGCGACCATGTTCGTAATATATGCGAATGGGTTGTTTTTGCCGAAACCGGAGAACATGAAAACCTTTAA
- a CDS encoding response regulator translates to MAKLLIIEDEADIRELISFNLEMNGYEIEKARDGEEGLDKAKKGDFDLIILDLMLPGMDGIKVCSQLRKDADKKDVPIIMLTAKSEDEDIIKGLESGADDYITKPFSPRILVARVNAALRRSKNGSSEGESTRISIHDLVIDSARHEILLKGSPIVLSATEFGILRFLAKNPGWVFSRNQIIDSVKGEDYPVTARSVDVQILGIRKKLGECGHIIETVRGIGYRMKGE, encoded by the coding sequence ATGGCAAAGTTATTGATAATTGAAGATGAAGCAGATATCAGAGAACTCATCTCATTCAATTTAGAAATGAATGGGTACGAAATAGAGAAAGCCAGGGATGGTGAAGAGGGTCTTGATAAAGCTAAAAAAGGCGATTTTGATCTGATCATTCTGGATTTGATGCTCCCGGGAATGGATGGGATCAAAGTCTGCTCTCAGCTACGGAAGGATGCAGATAAAAAAGACGTTCCCATTATCATGCTTACGGCCAAATCAGAAGATGAGGACATCATCAAAGGACTTGAGAGCGGTGCGGATGATTACATCACAAAGCCCTTTAGTCCGCGGATTCTAGTGGCAAGGGTGAATGCAGCCCTCAGGCGCTCAAAAAACGGCAGCTCTGAGGGAGAGTCCACTAGAATCAGTATTCATGACCTGGTCATCGATTCGGCCCGTCATGAAATTCTGTTAAAGGGATCTCCCATAGTTTTATCAGCAACTGAATTCGGAATTCTCAGGTTCCTGGCTAAAAATCCGGGATGGGTCTTTTCAAGGAATCAGATCATCGACTCCGTTAAGGGGGAAGATTATCCTGTTACCGCTCGATCCGTGGATGTTCAGATTCTGGGTATCAGAAAGAAACTGGGAGAGTGCGGCCATATTATCGAGACAGTTCGGGGAATCGGATACCGAATGAAAGGGGAGTAA
- a CDS encoding adenine deaminase, translating into MTYQEFLHHKAKYSSDLAAVAMGHKAADLIIKKGRLVNVHTGFIEESCDVIVSHGIIASVGNADDYPIGENTKVVHAQGKYILPGLIDSHMHVESSMVDLPSFAAGILPHGTTTICPDIHEMTNVFGLRAVELFHQSASDLPINVLTAMPVCVPSIPGMEDAGAVIDDTDVKKAYEKNWVELQGEQMNFPGVIFGDSGVHAIGAEGLKAGKVMTGHYSSPDLAGGLNAFIASGMTACHESTSAGEALAKISRGMYVQQRYGSAWLDLPNLVPALLDNPDIDSRMFTMVTDDVTPLTIAEDGHLIRVLREAVRLGVPPVQAVQMVTLNAAQLLEKERWIGSVAPGRAADFLLVDNLSDFRVDSVYAGGICVAREGQMMIEIPPFDYPDWALDSVHIQTQKAEDFQIPVPSGLKSSENGQTVRSIRLIPGMVFTKEEMIEIVPQEGFLEADASRDLAKICMIYRHEKSVPEKDRRAMGFLQGLSLKENTAYASTVSHDCHNLLVIGNDNEAMALAANELKACGGGLVVVHEGEVQARMSLPFAGLMSLKSVVEAAKELQAVEKALIDAGCPHDSAEMTISLLGLIVLPELHLSNKGLVKMKDGAPPCFVSLFPSKDEKTN; encoded by the coding sequence ATGACATATCAGGAATTCTTACATCATAAAGCCAAATACTCTAGCGACCTGGCCGCAGTTGCCATGGGCCACAAGGCAGCTGATCTTATTATCAAAAAGGGGAGGCTCGTTAATGTTCATACGGGCTTTATTGAAGAAAGCTGCGATGTTATCGTCTCTCATGGAATCATTGCTTCTGTGGGAAATGCAGATGATTATCCAATAGGGGAAAATACTAAAGTCGTTCATGCCCAAGGAAAATACATCCTACCGGGATTGATAGACAGCCACATGCATGTGGAAAGTTCCATGGTGGATCTTCCCTCTTTTGCCGCAGGGATTCTGCCTCATGGTACCACCACGATTTGTCCCGATATACATGAAATGACCAACGTTTTCGGTCTGAGGGCGGTGGAACTCTTTCATCAATCTGCATCCGATCTTCCAATCAATGTTCTGACAGCCATGCCTGTTTGCGTTCCCTCTATACCCGGTATGGAAGATGCCGGGGCCGTCATAGATGATACCGATGTCAAGAAAGCCTATGAGAAAAACTGGGTGGAACTTCAGGGAGAGCAGATGAACTTTCCAGGAGTCATTTTTGGAGATTCCGGGGTTCATGCTATTGGTGCTGAGGGGCTCAAAGCCGGGAAAGTTATGACAGGTCATTACTCTTCTCCCGATCTTGCAGGTGGATTGAATGCTTTCATCGCATCCGGTATGACAGCCTGCCATGAGAGTACATCCGCAGGGGAGGCTTTAGCCAAAATCAGCCGTGGTATGTATGTTCAGCAAAGGTATGGGTCTGCCTGGCTTGATCTTCCAAACCTGGTGCCGGCTCTGCTGGATAACCCTGATATAGATAGCCGTATGTTTACCATGGTCACCGATGATGTTACACCACTCACCATTGCAGAAGATGGTCATCTAATCAGAGTCCTCAGAGAAGCCGTTCGTTTGGGGGTTCCTCCCGTTCAGGCTGTTCAGATGGTCACTCTCAATGCGGCTCAGCTTTTGGAAAAAGAACGCTGGATTGGCTCAGTTGCCCCGGGTAGGGCTGCCGACTTTCTTCTCGTGGATAACTTGAGTGATTTTAGAGTCGATTCTGTGTATGCCGGAGGAATCTGTGTGGCTAGGGAAGGGCAGATGATGATTGAAATTCCTCCTTTTGACTATCCGGATTGGGCCCTTGATTCTGTTCATATCCAAACTCAAAAGGCCGAGGATTTTCAGATTCCAGTTCCTTCAGGCTTAAAATCATCAGAGAATGGACAGACTGTGCGAAGTATACGCCTTATCCCCGGTATGGTTTTCACAAAAGAAGAAATGATTGAGATTGTTCCGCAGGAAGGATTTCTGGAGGCAGATGCAAGTCGTGATCTGGCGAAAATCTGTATGATTTACAGGCATGAGAAAAGTGTCCCTGAGAAGGACAGGCGTGCCATGGGATTTCTACAGGGACTTTCTTTAAAAGAGAATACGGCCTATGCCTCTACAGTCTCTCACGACTGCCATAATCTGCTCGTCATAGGGAATGATAATGAGGCCATGGCTTTGGCTGCCAATGAGTTGAAAGCCTGCGGTGGCGGACTTGTGGTTGTTCATGAAGGGGAGGTTCAGGCTAGGATGTCACTGCCATTTGCAGGGTTGATGAGTCTGAAATCCGTGGTTGAGGCGGCAAAAGAGCTTCAAGCG